One window of Rasiella rasia genomic DNA carries:
- a CDS encoding YdeI/OmpD-associated family protein, whose amino-acid sequence MTTAAKVDAYIAKHAKWSTILTELRNILNTTELTEEVKWGAPAYLLDKKILIGLGAFKNHMGIWFHQGVFLKDKANKLVNAQEEKTKALRQWRFVEGDQVEPKLVLQYVKEAIENSKAGKEIKPVKAKKTVPISPDLKTAFKENAPFKKAFDALTAGKQREYIAHIASAKREATRLSRIEKIIPMILEGKGLHDKYKNC is encoded by the coding sequence ATGACCACTGCAGCTAAAGTTGATGCATATATTGCAAAGCATGCTAAATGGAGCACGATACTTACCGAGCTTCGTAACATATTAAACACCACAGAACTAACCGAAGAAGTAAAATGGGGCGCCCCGGCCTACCTGCTAGATAAAAAAATTCTTATTGGTTTAGGAGCGTTTAAAAACCACATGGGTATTTGGTTTCACCAAGGTGTATTTCTGAAAGATAAAGCCAATAAATTAGTGAACGCTCAAGAAGAAAAAACAAAAGCACTTAGGCAGTGGCGTTTTGTTGAAGGAGACCAAGTAGAGCCCAAGCTTGTTTTGCAATACGTAAAAGAAGCTATTGAAAACAGTAAAGCTGGCAAAGAAATAAAGCCTGTAAAAGCTAAAAAAACAGTGCCAATCTCTCCCGACCTAAAAACAGCTTTCAAAGAGAACGCCCCATTTAAAAAGGCGTTTGACGCACTAACAGCTGGCAAACAACGTGAATATATAGCGCATATCGCTAGCGCTAAACGTGAAGCTACTAGGCTGAGTAGAATAGAAAAGATTATTCCAATGATTTTAGAAGGCAAAGGGTTGCATGATAAATATAAAAATTGCTAA
- a CDS encoding DUF1028 domain-containing protein, with product MKKLYILILATFVSLTSFSQDTFSIIAVDPVTGEIGSAGASCVTGIGSQGIIDIITKILPGRGGVNSQAYVCIPNTNLNNAIAQMEMGASPSEIIDYLIANDACSSPAFDPEWRQYGIADFDTNGDPRTAGFTGNLADDYKEDRQGATFSIQGNILLNQTVIDNMENNFNSTTGTLADKLMAALQGANFAGADSRCLAAGTSSTTAYLLVYKQDDDPNEPYLRLNVGEQASGIEPIDLLQDLYDAFLTVDENSLQNNIELFPNPATTIVNIVHGASISVKSMTLYDIQGKQVYAQTNVDKSAIQHQIAVNHLKSGVYFIQLHTNKGDTRLQFVKK from the coding sequence ATGAAAAAACTATACATACTTATCCTTGCTACATTCGTATCGCTTACCTCCTTTAGTCAAGATACCTTTTCAATTATTGCCGTAGATCCTGTTACGGGTGAAATTGGCTCTGCTGGGGCTTCGTGTGTTACGGGCATAGGCTCTCAAGGCATTATAGATATTATCACAAAAATTCTTCCCGGGCGGGGTGGTGTAAATTCGCAGGCCTACGTATGCATTCCTAATACCAATTTAAACAACGCCATTGCCCAAATGGAGATGGGCGCGTCGCCTTCAGAAATAATCGATTATTTAATTGCCAACGACGCTTGTTCTTCCCCAGCTTTCGACCCAGAATGGAGACAATACGGTATAGCCGATTTTGACACTAATGGCGATCCGCGCACGGCAGGCTTCACAGGAAATCTTGCAGACGATTATAAAGAAGACCGCCAAGGTGCCACCTTTAGCATTCAAGGAAACATTTTATTAAACCAGACGGTTATAGATAATATGGAAAATAACTTCAACAGCACTACAGGTACGTTAGCCGACAAGCTCATGGCAGCCCTACAGGGCGCTAATTTTGCAGGAGCAGACTCTAGGTGCTTAGCAGCCGGAACCTCGTCTACAACGGCATATCTACTCGTCTACAAGCAAGATGACGACCCAAATGAGCCCTATTTACGGTTAAATGTAGGAGAACAAGCTTCAGGTATTGAACCTATAGATTTGCTACAAGATTTGTATGATGCGTTTCTCACGGTAGATGAAAACAGCCTTCAGAATAATATAGAATTATTCCCTAATCCAGCAACAACGATTGTAAACATTGTGCATGGTGCTTCTATTTCAGTAAAAAGTATGACGCTGTACGATATACAAGGAAAGCAGGTGTATGCTCAAACCAATGTTGATAAAAGCGCTATACAACATCAAATAGCTGTAAATCATCTCAAAAGCGGTGTTTATTTTATACAGCTTCATACAAACAAAGGTGATACAAGATTACAATTCGTAAAGAAATAA
- a CDS encoding NUDIX hydrolase yields MDFSEFNERIVKIEKMELPGEQFHLKMAPIERLLELKKLAREKNSAKKAAVLVLFYPSLTNETHFVLILRKTYKGVHSAQIGFPGGKWEEGDLNYKETALREAEEEVGMPANEVSVLKELTEIYIPPSNFFVQPYLGVTTKYPDFVAQEEEVEAILEVPLQEFLVDGARTTEILATSYAERIQVPAFLLQGHVVWGATAMMLNEVREMLKQLLS; encoded by the coding sequence ATGGATTTTTCAGAATTTAACGAAAGGATTGTAAAAATAGAAAAAATGGAATTGCCCGGCGAGCAGTTTCATCTTAAAATGGCACCCATAGAACGATTGCTAGAGCTAAAAAAACTTGCGCGAGAAAAGAATTCTGCCAAAAAAGCAGCTGTACTCGTTCTATTTTACCCTTCTTTAACCAATGAAACACACTTTGTGCTAATTTTAAGAAAGACCTATAAAGGAGTACACTCTGCACAAATTGGTTTTCCTGGTGGCAAATGGGAGGAAGGCGATTTAAATTATAAAGAAACCGCTTTACGTGAGGCAGAAGAAGAGGTTGGGATGCCTGCAAACGAAGTTTCTGTACTAAAAGAACTGACAGAAATTTATATACCCCCCAGCAACTTTTTTGTGCAACCATATCTAGGCGTTACCACCAAGTATCCAGATTTTGTTGCTCAGGAAGAAGAAGTAGAAGCAATTCTTGAAGTACCGCTTCAAGAATTTTTAGTTGATGGTGCACGTACTACTGAAATTTTAGCCACATCGTATGCAGAACGTATTCAAGTACCTGCGTTTTTGTTGCAAGGACACGTGGTGTGGGGTGCTACTGCCATGATGCTCAATGAAGTGCGCGAAATGCTAAAACAGCTGCTATCCTAG
- a CDS encoding trimeric intracellular cation channel family protein, which produces MDLFLVIDILGTIAFAVSGALTAMKKRMDFFGIFIIAFVTSVGGGTLRDVLIDANVAWMRDLTFVYVIIGATILAIIFRKKLGYVRRSLFLFDTIGIALYTVVGVQKGIAADFPPLICIALGTMSACFGGVIRDILCNEIPVIFRKNIYATACIVGGAVYFLLLKTSLSSNFIIIIAGSVVITIRLFAVTFNWSLPSIYGKQDAES; this is translated from the coding sequence ATCGATCTATTTCTCGTTATTGACATACTGGGCACTATTGCGTTTGCTGTATCGGGTGCGCTTACGGCAATGAAAAAACGAATGGATTTCTTCGGTATTTTCATTATTGCTTTTGTAACCTCTGTTGGAGGCGGTACATTACGCGATGTACTAATAGATGCCAATGTGGCTTGGATGCGTGACTTAACCTTCGTTTATGTGATTATAGGCGCAACTATTTTAGCAATTATCTTTCGGAAAAAATTAGGGTATGTACGGCGTTCCTTATTTCTTTTCGATACTATTGGAATTGCACTGTACACAGTGGTTGGGGTTCAAAAAGGAATTGCCGCAGATTTCCCACCACTTATTTGTATTGCGCTAGGAACCATGTCTGCGTGTTTTGGTGGTGTTATTAGAGATATTCTGTGTAATGAAATTCCGGTGATATTTAGAAAGAACATTTATGCTACAGCTTGTATTGTGGGAGGTGCGGTTTACTTTTTATTACTCAAAACAAGCCTTTCATCTAACTTCATCATTATTATCGCTGGTTCTGTAGTCATTACCATTAGATTATTTGCCGTTACATTTAACTGGTCATTACCTAGTATCTACGGCAAGCAAGATGCGGAAAGTTGA
- a CDS encoding peptidylprolyl isomerase, whose translation MRVLLALGILVCFVSSCEDTKKTSVEKTKTTSVIDETTTSTNDSSSQEISEVTLPEYPKITEENVVEFLTQYGQENPETEVKITTRLGTIYMSLYEDTPLHRANFIYLVKSGYFSDTFFHRTVPKFIIQGGNSDLPSTNKKRADIGATYLLPAEINGRNHSYGSVSGAKEYRENPDKKTMPFEFFIFLGPQTSTKHLNGNYTVFGKITKGMSVVEKIAVLETDEGEWPLQNVYITAEIVK comes from the coding sequence ATGAGAGTACTATTGGCTTTGGGAATATTAGTATGCTTTGTTTCGAGTTGTGAAGATACCAAAAAGACTTCCGTAGAAAAAACAAAAACTACGTCAGTTATAGATGAAACTACAACTAGTACTAATGATTCTTCTAGTCAGGAAATTTCCGAAGTAACGCTACCAGAATATCCAAAAATTACAGAAGAAAATGTGGTTGAATTTCTAACTCAATACGGACAAGAAAATCCGGAAACAGAAGTGAAGATTACCACACGTTTAGGTACCATTTACATGTCGCTTTATGAAGACACCCCTTTACACCGTGCCAATTTTATATACTTGGTGAAAAGCGGCTATTTTAGTGACACCTTCTTTCATAGAACAGTGCCTAAATTTATAATCCAAGGGGGTAATAGCGATTTACCATCTACCAACAAGAAACGTGCAGATATAGGTGCAACATATCTCCTACCTGCCGAGATTAATGGTAGAAATCATAGCTATGGAAGTGTCTCTGGTGCAAAAGAATACCGTGAAAATCCGGATAAAAAAACGATGCCTTTCGAGTTTTTTATCTTTCTAGGACCTCAAACATCTACAAAACATTTAAATGGTAATTACACGGTGTTTGGTAAAATCACCAAAGGAATGAGTGTTGTTGAAAAAATAGCTGTTTTAGAAACAGATGAGGGTGAATGGCCTTTACAGAATGTATATATTACTGCCGAAATCGTCAAATAA
- a CDS encoding lysophospholipid acyltransferase family protein — protein sequence MGLFKKNPFGHILFLKRWLIRILGALTHRRFKGFNKLEIDGSEILKNLPESNVLFVSNHQTYFADVVAMFHVFNASLSGREDNIKNIGYLWNPKLNLYFVAAKETMQSGLLPKILAYAGSVSIERTWRAEGQDVNRQVKMSDVSNIKKALDDGWVITFPQGTTKPWKPIRRGTAHIIKRNKPLVVPIVIDGFRRSFDKKGIRIKKRGILQSMEIKKPLDIDFENETIDQIVEKLEFAIEQHPSFLKVIPKEEILSEEELNKERQWRY from the coding sequence ATGGGGCTTTTTAAAAAGAATCCATTTGGACATATACTTTTCCTGAAACGGTGGCTCATACGTATACTTGGAGCCCTTACACATAGACGGTTCAAAGGATTTAATAAACTTGAAATAGACGGAAGTGAAATTTTAAAAAATCTTCCCGAAAGCAACGTGCTTTTTGTTTCTAATCACCAAACCTATTTTGCCGATGTTGTGGCAATGTTTCATGTGTTTAATGCTAGTTTGAGCGGTCGTGAAGACAACATAAAGAATATTGGTTACTTATGGAACCCTAAGCTTAACCTTTATTTTGTAGCTGCCAAAGAAACTATGCAATCTGGGTTACTACCTAAAATTTTAGCCTATGCAGGTTCTGTGAGTATAGAACGTACTTGGCGTGCCGAAGGACAGGATGTGAACAGACAGGTAAAAATGAGCGATGTAAGTAACATCAAAAAAGCGTTAGATGATGGTTGGGTAATTACTTTTCCTCAAGGTACCACCAAACCTTGGAAACCTATTAGGCGTGGTACAGCGCATATCATTAAACGAAATAAGCCGCTAGTAGTACCCATTGTTATAGATGGCTTTAGACGTTCATTCGATAAAAAAGGCATTCGTATTAAGAAACGTGGTATTTTACAATCTATGGAGATTAAAAAGCCACTCGACATTGACTTCGAAAATGAAACAATAGACCAAATTGTAGAGAAGCTTGAGTTTGCCATAGAACAGCATCCTTCATTTTTAAAGGTAATTCCTAAAGAAGAAATCTTAAGCGAAGAAGAACTCAACAAAGAGCGTCAATGGCGCTATTAA
- a CDS encoding NAD(P)/FAD-dependent oxidoreductase: MNIPKTSKPRIVIVGGGFAGISVIKQLRKEEVQIVLFDRNNYHTFQPLLYQVSTAGLEPDSIAYPLRKVFRKHADFHFRLGDVTSVNPEKNELTTSIGTISYNYLVIATGTRTNFFGNDQIQKNSMPMKSVPQALNIRSLMLQNIEAADITSDLDKRKRLLNFVIVGAGPTGVELAGALAEFRKGILGVDYPELDEKEMQVHLLEGADRVLAPMSAYASKKSKAYLERLGVQIHLNTIVESYDGTTATTKNGKTFASETLIWAAGVTGNPINGIHGEALLDRPNRYKVDVFNTVHGFKNVFALGDVALMETDAFPKGHPQVAQPAIQQGKQLGKNLKRLFKGKDMKPFSYLDKGSMATIGRNKAVVDIKNLHFGGAFAWFIWMFIHLWFLVGFRNRVITFFNWTYSYINYDRAARLIIRPFKKT; this comes from the coding sequence ATGAATATTCCAAAGACTTCAAAACCTAGAATCGTTATCGTAGGCGGTGGTTTTGCTGGTATTTCTGTGATTAAGCAGCTTCGTAAAGAGGAAGTTCAAATCGTTCTTTTTGACCGAAATAATTACCACACCTTTCAACCCCTTTTATATCAAGTTTCCACGGCAGGACTAGAACCAGATTCTATAGCGTATCCGCTTCGTAAAGTATTTAGAAAACATGCCGACTTTCATTTTAGATTGGGTGATGTTACTTCTGTAAACCCAGAAAAGAACGAGCTTACTACGTCTATTGGTACTATTTCGTACAATTATTTAGTTATTGCTACGGGTACGCGTACAAATTTCTTCGGAAATGATCAGATTCAAAAGAATAGCATGCCAATGAAAAGCGTGCCTCAAGCTCTTAATATTAGAAGTCTAATGCTTCAAAATATTGAAGCAGCAGATATTACTTCAGATCTGGACAAACGCAAACGACTGCTCAATTTTGTAATTGTTGGGGCAGGGCCTACAGGTGTTGAGCTTGCAGGAGCACTAGCCGAATTTAGAAAAGGAATTTTAGGGGTAGATTATCCAGAGTTAGATGAAAAAGAAATGCAAGTACATTTATTAGAAGGTGCAGACCGGGTGCTTGCCCCGATGAGCGCTTACGCCTCTAAAAAATCGAAAGCATATCTAGAGCGACTAGGAGTACAAATTCACTTAAATACCATTGTTGAAAGTTATGATGGCACAACGGCGACTACAAAAAACGGTAAAACCTTCGCTTCCGAAACGTTAATCTGGGCAGCGGGTGTTACAGGTAATCCAATTAATGGAATTCATGGTGAAGCACTACTAGATAGACCAAATAGGTATAAAGTTGATGTGTTTAATACGGTGCACGGATTTAAAAACGTTTTTGCGCTAGGAGATGTAGCACTTATGGAAACCGACGCTTTTCCGAAGGGGCATCCGCAAGTAGCGCAGCCCGCAATACAACAGGGAAAGCAGCTAGGAAAAAACCTAAAACGTTTATTTAAAGGCAAAGACATGAAGCCGTTTTCTTATCTAGATAAAGGTAGTATGGCAACCATTGGGCGAAACAAAGCAGTGGTTGACATTAAAAATCTGCATTTTGGCGGCGCCTTTGCATGGTTTATCTGGATGTTTATACACCTTTGGTTTTTGGTAGGCTTTAGAAACCGTGTGATAACTTTTTTTAATTGGACCTACAGTTACATTAATTACGACCGTGCCGCACGGTTAATAATTAGACCTTTCAAAAAAACTTAG
- a CDS encoding RNA polymerase sigma factor, translated as MDKKLEHSFVTQLEENQNIVHKICRLYTNDSDSHNDLFQEITIQLWKAFPKFRGDSKFSTWMYRVALNTAITLYRKSKRRVQTQDFEGVSFKIKAEDYDDTVEQQLKLMYSAVKDLNDIDKALVFLYLEDKNYREISQTLGITEVNARVKMNRIKEKLRKILNP; from the coding sequence TTGGATAAAAAACTTGAACATAGTTTTGTAACACAACTGGAAGAGAACCAGAATATCGTACATAAGATTTGTCGTCTTTACACGAATGATTCTGACTCACATAATGATCTTTTTCAGGAGATTACGATACAGCTCTGGAAGGCATTTCCAAAGTTTAGGGGTGACTCAAAGTTTAGTACATGGATGTATAGAGTTGCGTTAAATACAGCAATAACACTGTATAGAAAGTCGAAACGAAGAGTACAAACACAGGATTTTGAAGGTGTAAGTTTTAAGATTAAAGCCGAAGACTATGACGACACCGTAGAACAGCAATTAAAATTAATGTACAGCGCCGTAAAGGATTTAAACGATATAGATAAGGCCCTAGTTTTTCTATATTTAGAAGACAAAAATTATAGGGAAATTTCACAAACCTTGGGTATTACAGAAGTAAACGCCCGTGTTAAGATGAATAGAATAAAAGAAAAATTACGAAAAATACTTAATCCGTAA
- a CDS encoding T9SS type A sorting domain-containing protein, with protein sequence MIKSYIITILVALCACTGLQAQLFGPQNVVYENMDTILYGVQSGDLDTDGDPDIIFFTTENVFWIENIDGNGTFANEHILDSNGVQTFAQSLVDLDDDGNLDILVSYFEDDRVVWYKNLGNGTFTGLLLIAGNLNDAGGVVTGDIDDDGDLDVVLGVSNGNGLYWKEHLDGNGTFGPIQTIDAGISQARTQRLGDIDGDGDLDIVTNGLGTERMSWFENTDGLGNFSVQHGIETSGLYENFFQIADLDGDNDLDLVSSKDKSVIWRENTDGLGTFGTPNVLFTDTITPPGIGGFVSIHLVDLDNDGDIDITYDSGFEYGKVYHINTDGTGTFAAPEFIDPPVGGTTAYNVPVDMDSDGDIDLLNNCLFPDTDLRNQYWYENTTILGTQGFSVNHVKITPNPAGTLVAVSSDEPIKEVGFYQMFGVLVKTVAKGFHAIDVTNLASGVYLLKIKTDTGTSVKKMIKK encoded by the coding sequence ATGATTAAAAGTTATATAATTACAATACTAGTAGCCCTATGCGCTTGCACAGGCTTACAAGCACAGCTATTTGGACCACAAAATGTAGTGTATGAAAACATGGATACTATACTGTATGGTGTTCAGAGCGGCGATTTAGATACAGATGGCGACCCTGACATTATTTTTTTTACCACTGAAAACGTATTTTGGATAGAAAACATAGACGGCAATGGCACTTTTGCTAATGAACACATCTTAGATTCAAACGGAGTACAAACCTTTGCTCAAAGTCTAGTTGATTTAGATGACGACGGAAATCTCGACATTCTTGTAAGCTATTTTGAAGATGATAGGGTTGTTTGGTATAAAAATCTTGGCAATGGTACGTTTACAGGTTTACTTCTTATTGCAGGTAATCTAAATGACGCGGGCGGGGTGGTTACGGGCGATATTGACGACGATGGCGACCTGGATGTTGTACTAGGTGTGAGCAATGGCAACGGTTTATACTGGAAAGAACATCTGGACGGTAACGGTACCTTTGGGCCCATACAAACGATAGATGCAGGTATATCGCAGGCAAGAACCCAACGCTTGGGCGATATAGATGGCGATGGTGATCTGGATATAGTAACCAATGGTTTAGGCACCGAGCGTATGTCGTGGTTTGAAAACACCGATGGTTTGGGCAATTTTTCTGTACAACATGGTATAGAGACCAGTGGTTTATATGAAAATTTTTTTCAGATCGCAGATTTAGATGGTGATAACGATTTAGACTTAGTTTCTAGCAAAGACAAATCTGTTATTTGGAGAGAAAACACAGATGGGCTAGGTACCTTTGGCACTCCAAATGTGTTGTTTACAGACACCATAACACCACCTGGAATAGGTGGCTTTGTGAGTATTCATTTGGTAGATTTAGATAACGATGGTGATATAGACATCACCTACGACTCAGGCTTTGAGTATGGCAAGGTATATCATATAAACACAGATGGTACAGGTACCTTTGCTGCACCAGAATTTATAGACCCTCCCGTAGGTGGCACTACTGCCTACAATGTTCCGGTAGATATGGATAGCGATGGTGATATCGATTTGCTAAACAATTGTCTATTTCCCGATACAGACCTTAGAAACCAGTATTGGTACGAGAACACCACCATTTTAGGTACCCAAGGATTTTCCGTTAACCACGTAAAAATTACTCCAAATCCCGCAGGCACCCTAGTAGCTGTAAGCAGTGACGAGCCTATAAAAGAAGTTGGTTTCTATCAAATGTTTGGTGTATTAGTAAAAACAGTAGCAAAGGGGTTTCATGCCATAGATGTAACAAACCTCGCTAGCGGAGTATATCTGCTTAAAATAAAAACAGATACAGGTACCTCAGTAAAGAAAATGATAAAGAAATAA
- a CDS encoding adenylate/guanylate cyclase domain-containing protein — translation MFKRYTRRQFNYYFRRALYILFAWVLISNLLFFYEFLTLYSNGVLDSDYDFKQAFTANLIVALSAGIIGGTVTVNLMDRWLRNNAFWKALLYIIATYVLAALVVSTFGALYYYSEELGLPFYDATVLEAFKEFFGTWVFLKNFVVWLFIVIGTLIVLMVNEKYGPGVFPDYLLGRYFRPKRERRIFMFADIKNATGIAESLGPKHYFNFLKDFFNDVAPAIVQSRGEVYQYVGDEIVISWKMKHGLKSGNTIRCYYNMKRMLMFRKKRYMDTYGFFPEFKVGIHCGNVMVGEIGKIKREIAFSGDVLNTTSRIQEQCKVFNVDILASEEFADLAYSLPKGIVKKDLGDETLRGKTEETGIVTYIME, via the coding sequence ATGTTTAAGCGCTACACGCGCAGGCAATTTAATTACTACTTCAGGAGAGCACTATACATCTTATTTGCGTGGGTGCTCATCTCTAACTTATTATTTTTCTATGAGTTTTTAACGCTGTATAGCAATGGGGTTCTCGATTCTGATTACGATTTTAAACAGGCTTTTACAGCTAATTTAATCGTTGCGCTTTCTGCGGGAATTATTGGGGGCACGGTAACCGTAAACCTCATGGATCGATGGTTGCGTAACAACGCATTCTGGAAGGCATTACTTTATATAATTGCCACTTACGTTCTTGCTGCGCTTGTGGTAAGCACCTTTGGAGCTTTGTATTATTACAGCGAAGAATTAGGACTGCCGTTTTACGATGCCACCGTTTTAGAAGCATTTAAAGAGTTTTTTGGCACATGGGTGTTTTTAAAGAATTTTGTAGTCTGGTTATTTATTGTAATCGGTACCCTTATTGTGCTTATGGTGAATGAAAAATACGGTCCTGGTGTTTTCCCAGATTATCTCTTAGGTCGTTACTTTAGACCAAAGCGCGAGCGCCGTATCTTTATGTTTGCCGATATTAAAAATGCTACTGGTATTGCTGAAAGTTTAGGTCCTAAGCACTATTTTAATTTTCTGAAAGACTTCTTTAACGACGTTGCACCAGCCATTGTGCAATCACGTGGCGAAGTGTACCAATACGTTGGTGATGAAATTGTAATCTCGTGGAAAATGAAGCACGGCCTTAAAAGTGGAAATACCATACGGTGTTATTACAATATGAAACGTATGTTGATGTTCAGAAAGAAGCGCTATATGGATACGTATGGTTTCTTTCCTGAGTTTAAAGTAGGTATTCACTGCGGAAATGTTATGGTAGGCGAGATTGGTAAGATAAAAAGAGAAATTGCTTTTTCTGGTGATGTGCTTAATACCACTTCCCGAATTCAGGAGCAATGTAAAGTGTTTAATGTTGATATTTTAGCCTCCGAAGAATTTGCAGATTTAGCCTATAGCTTACCGAAAGGTATTGTAAAAAAAGACCTTGGTGATGAAACACTGCGTGGCAAAACCGAAGAGACAGGTATCGTTACCTATATAATGGAGTAA